The Sphaeramia orbicularis chromosome 18, fSphaOr1.1, whole genome shotgun sequence genome contains a region encoding:
- the LOC115438117 gene encoding calpain-5 isoform X1: MIPNYIYPLNPMKPINVELRVFICFLLMYLIFSGQFCFYRTVRIHSFKVLSSGWFRTRMPVPVVSYQDQNFYSLRRSCRRRGALFKDPLFPPTAQSLFYKRDPPPGLTWKRPREICKDPRLFVDGISTRDLHQGSLGNCWMVAAISCLASEPTLWKKVIPDHVDQEWNPKRLDLYAGIFHFRFWRLGRWLDVVVDDRLPVSADGVLLFCRSATPREFWSALLEKAYAKLNGCYEALEGGNTAEALVDFTGGVSEPLSLDRQVLDQHADHRRTLFQTLAKAHERKALITCSIRPAEGEVVESVLDCGLVRGHAYGITAVKKLRASESSLQNGVSRLLMVRMRNPWGSTDWTGAWSQRSQQWQQMGRTQRDSVGLVVRDVGEFWMAFEDFCRYFTDVVLCHLVEGPVLWPGSHWREVFCYGDWAPAPPSTAGPPTKHSMTPGKKITATGPTKQQQQQQRGNRKEAQLWESQRGRTKEGNSGKKDKTVQATAEDDVEVRLSGVWEVQVDRRSRCGGCINHRDTFLHNPQFMFDVRRKEEEVLMCLQQEDRRIRRKDGDGENLPIGFEVLRVEVNRCTRVHCVVEQASSSVYMDSRSVTLRAELAPGRYVVVPTTFLPGAKGHFLLRLFSHSHIELRELLEDLPPPSAFQCFLPQPAVVTTVHLRRASGLRPKRPAPDVYAILRCEDAVIKTPVFKSDGNPEFNIRTIFYRRDPQTHICIEVWTRGFLWDSVLGEARLQTAESERGRSHVMDLRGGRSRSGSRGCVYVETSSSVCLEDL; the protein is encoded by the exons atgatacccaattatatttatccattaaacccGATGAAGCCAATCAATGTCGAACTCAGAGTCTTCATATGTTTTCTGttgatgtatttaatattttcgGGGCAGTTCTGTTTCTATCGGACCGTCCGAATTCATTCATTTAAAGTTCTTTCTTCTGGTTGGTTCAGGACCAGGATGCCGGTGCCCGTGGTCTCCTACCAGGACCAGAACTTCTACAGTCTGAGGAGGTCCTGCCGCCGCCGAGGAGCCCTGTTCAAAGACCCCCTATTCCCCCCCACGGCCCAGTCCCTGTTCTACAAGAGGGACCCACCGCCGGGCCTGACCTGGAAGAGGCCCAGG GAGATCTGTAAAGACCCTCGGCTGTTTGTGGACGGCATCAGCACCCGTGACCTGCACCAGGGGAGTCTGGGAAACTGTTGGATGGTCGCCGCCATCTCCTGCCTCGCATCTGAACCGACGCTGTGGAAGAAG GTCATCCCTGACCACGTGGACCAGGAGTGGAACCCTAAGCGTCTGGACCTGTACGCCGGTATCTTCCATTTCCGCTTCTGGCGTCTGGGTCGATGGTTGGACGTGGTGGTGGACGACCGTCTGCCCGTCAGCGCCGACGGCGTCCTGCTCTTCTGCCGCTCGGCCACGCCCAGGGAGTTCTGGAGCGCGCTCCTGGAGAAGGCCTACGCCAA GCTCAACGGCTGCTACGAAGCCCTGGAGGGAGGGAACACCGCCGAGGCCCTGGTGGACTTCACCGGGGGGGTTTCAGAGCCCCTCAGTCTGGACCGCCAGGTCCTGGACCAGCACGCAGACCACAGGAGGACGCTGTTTCAGACACTGGCCAAGGCCCACGAACGCAAAGCTCTGATCACCTGCTCCATACGG CCAGCAGAGGGTGAGGTGGTGGAGTCGGTGTTGGATTGCGGTCTGGTGCGAGGCCACGCCTACGGGATCACGGCGGTGAAGAAGCTGCGTGCGTCTGAGTCCTCGCTGCAGAACGGCGTTTCCCGCCTGCTCATGGTGCGAATGAGGAACCCCTGGGGGAGCACGGACTGGACGGGGGCCTGGAGCCAGAG GTCGCAGCAGTGGCAGCAGATGGGCCGAACACAGAGGGACAGCGTGGGCCTGGTGGTCCGAGACGTCGGAGAGTTCTG GATGGCCTTTGAGGACTTCTGCCGTTACTTCACTGACGTGGTGCTGTGTCATCTGGTGGAGGGGCCGGTGTTGTGGCCCGGGTCCCATTGGAGGGAGGTGTTCTGTTACGGAGACTGGGCCCCGGCCCCGCCCAGCACCGCTGGACCTCCCACCAAACACTCCATGACCCCGGGAAAGAAAATCACCGCAACTGGACCgaccaaacaacaacaacaacagcagcgcGGAAACCGAAAGGAGGCGCAACTCTGGGAGAGTCAACGGGGCCGAACCAAAGAGGGGAATTCTGGGAAAAAAGACAAGACCGTCCAAGCAACAGCAGAGGATGACGTCGAGGTCCGGCTCAGCGGAGTCTGGGAGGTCCAGGTGGACCGGAGGAGTCGATGTGGAGGGTGCATCAACCACAGGGACACCTTCCTGCACAATCCACAG TTTATGTTTGACGTgagaagaaaagaggaggaggttcTGATGTGTCTTCAGCAGGAGGACCGAAGGATTCGGAGGAAGGACGGAGACGGGGAGAACCTGCCCATCGGGTTTGAGGTTCTGAGG GTGGAGGTGAACCGCTGTACTCGGGTTCACTGCGTGGTGGAACAGGCCTCCAGCTCCGTCTACATGGACTCTCGGAGCGTGACGCTCAGGGCAGAGTTGGCGCCGGGTCGCTACGTCGTCGTGCCAACCACCTTCCTGCCTGGCGCCAAAGGTCACTTCCTGCTACGACTCTTCTCCCATTCCCACATCGAGCTCAG GGAGCTGCTGGAGGACTTACCCCCCCCTTCGGCGTTCCAGTGTTTTCTACCTCAGCCCGCCGTCGTCACCACCGTTCACCTGCGCAGAGCGTCTGGACTCCGCCCCAAACGGCCTG CTCCAGACGTCTACGCCATCCTCCGATGTGAAGACGCCGTCATAAAGACGCCGGTGTTTAAGTCGGACGGAAACCCTGAGTTTAACATCCGAACCATCTTCTACAGACGAGACCCTCAGACGCACATCTGCATCGAG GTCTGGACCAGAGGTTTTCTGTGGGACTCTGTTCTGGGCGAAGCTCGACTCCAGACCGCCGAGTCCGAGAGGGGGCGGAGTCACGTGATGGACCTACGAGGCGGCCGATCCCGTTCCGGATCCAGAGGTTGTGTTTACGTGGAGACGTCGTCCAGCGTCTGCCTCGAGGATTTATGA
- the LOC115438117 gene encoding calpain-5 isoform X2 has protein sequence MPVPVVSYQDQNFYSLRRSCRRRGALFKDPLFPPTAQSLFYKRDPPPGLTWKRPREICKDPRLFVDGISTRDLHQGSLGNCWMVAAISCLASEPTLWKKVIPDHVDQEWNPKRLDLYAGIFHFRFWRLGRWLDVVVDDRLPVSADGVLLFCRSATPREFWSALLEKAYAKLNGCYEALEGGNTAEALVDFTGGVSEPLSLDRQVLDQHADHRRTLFQTLAKAHERKALITCSIRPAEGEVVESVLDCGLVRGHAYGITAVKKLRASESSLQNGVSRLLMVRMRNPWGSTDWTGAWSQRSQQWQQMGRTQRDSVGLVVRDVGEFWMAFEDFCRYFTDVVLCHLVEGPVLWPGSHWREVFCYGDWAPAPPSTAGPPTKHSMTPGKKITATGPTKQQQQQQRGNRKEAQLWESQRGRTKEGNSGKKDKTVQATAEDDVEVRLSGVWEVQVDRRSRCGGCINHRDTFLHNPQFMFDVRRKEEEVLMCLQQEDRRIRRKDGDGENLPIGFEVLRVEVNRCTRVHCVVEQASSSVYMDSRSVTLRAELAPGRYVVVPTTFLPGAKGHFLLRLFSHSHIELRELLEDLPPPSAFQCFLPQPAVVTTVHLRRASGLRPKRPAPDVYAILRCEDAVIKTPVFKSDGNPEFNIRTIFYRRDPQTHICIEVWTRGFLWDSVLGEARLQTAESERGRSHVMDLRGGRSRSGSRGCVYVETSSSVCLEDL, from the exons ATGCCGGTGCCCGTGGTCTCCTACCAGGACCAGAACTTCTACAGTCTGAGGAGGTCCTGCCGCCGCCGAGGAGCCCTGTTCAAAGACCCCCTATTCCCCCCCACGGCCCAGTCCCTGTTCTACAAGAGGGACCCACCGCCGGGCCTGACCTGGAAGAGGCCCAGG GAGATCTGTAAAGACCCTCGGCTGTTTGTGGACGGCATCAGCACCCGTGACCTGCACCAGGGGAGTCTGGGAAACTGTTGGATGGTCGCCGCCATCTCCTGCCTCGCATCTGAACCGACGCTGTGGAAGAAG GTCATCCCTGACCACGTGGACCAGGAGTGGAACCCTAAGCGTCTGGACCTGTACGCCGGTATCTTCCATTTCCGCTTCTGGCGTCTGGGTCGATGGTTGGACGTGGTGGTGGACGACCGTCTGCCCGTCAGCGCCGACGGCGTCCTGCTCTTCTGCCGCTCGGCCACGCCCAGGGAGTTCTGGAGCGCGCTCCTGGAGAAGGCCTACGCCAA GCTCAACGGCTGCTACGAAGCCCTGGAGGGAGGGAACACCGCCGAGGCCCTGGTGGACTTCACCGGGGGGGTTTCAGAGCCCCTCAGTCTGGACCGCCAGGTCCTGGACCAGCACGCAGACCACAGGAGGACGCTGTTTCAGACACTGGCCAAGGCCCACGAACGCAAAGCTCTGATCACCTGCTCCATACGG CCAGCAGAGGGTGAGGTGGTGGAGTCGGTGTTGGATTGCGGTCTGGTGCGAGGCCACGCCTACGGGATCACGGCGGTGAAGAAGCTGCGTGCGTCTGAGTCCTCGCTGCAGAACGGCGTTTCCCGCCTGCTCATGGTGCGAATGAGGAACCCCTGGGGGAGCACGGACTGGACGGGGGCCTGGAGCCAGAG GTCGCAGCAGTGGCAGCAGATGGGCCGAACACAGAGGGACAGCGTGGGCCTGGTGGTCCGAGACGTCGGAGAGTTCTG GATGGCCTTTGAGGACTTCTGCCGTTACTTCACTGACGTGGTGCTGTGTCATCTGGTGGAGGGGCCGGTGTTGTGGCCCGGGTCCCATTGGAGGGAGGTGTTCTGTTACGGAGACTGGGCCCCGGCCCCGCCCAGCACCGCTGGACCTCCCACCAAACACTCCATGACCCCGGGAAAGAAAATCACCGCAACTGGACCgaccaaacaacaacaacaacagcagcgcGGAAACCGAAAGGAGGCGCAACTCTGGGAGAGTCAACGGGGCCGAACCAAAGAGGGGAATTCTGGGAAAAAAGACAAGACCGTCCAAGCAACAGCAGAGGATGACGTCGAGGTCCGGCTCAGCGGAGTCTGGGAGGTCCAGGTGGACCGGAGGAGTCGATGTGGAGGGTGCATCAACCACAGGGACACCTTCCTGCACAATCCACAG TTTATGTTTGACGTgagaagaaaagaggaggaggttcTGATGTGTCTTCAGCAGGAGGACCGAAGGATTCGGAGGAAGGACGGAGACGGGGAGAACCTGCCCATCGGGTTTGAGGTTCTGAGG GTGGAGGTGAACCGCTGTACTCGGGTTCACTGCGTGGTGGAACAGGCCTCCAGCTCCGTCTACATGGACTCTCGGAGCGTGACGCTCAGGGCAGAGTTGGCGCCGGGTCGCTACGTCGTCGTGCCAACCACCTTCCTGCCTGGCGCCAAAGGTCACTTCCTGCTACGACTCTTCTCCCATTCCCACATCGAGCTCAG GGAGCTGCTGGAGGACTTACCCCCCCCTTCGGCGTTCCAGTGTTTTCTACCTCAGCCCGCCGTCGTCACCACCGTTCACCTGCGCAGAGCGTCTGGACTCCGCCCCAAACGGCCTG CTCCAGACGTCTACGCCATCCTCCGATGTGAAGACGCCGTCATAAAGACGCCGGTGTTTAAGTCGGACGGAAACCCTGAGTTTAACATCCGAACCATCTTCTACAGACGAGACCCTCAGACGCACATCTGCATCGAG GTCTGGACCAGAGGTTTTCTGTGGGACTCTGTTCTGGGCGAAGCTCGACTCCAGACCGCCGAGTCCGAGAGGGGGCGGAGTCACGTGATGGACCTACGAGGCGGCCGATCCCGTTCCGGATCCAGAGGTTGTGTTTACGTGGAGACGTCGTCCAGCGTCTGCCTCGAGGATTTATGA